Below is a genomic region from Diabrotica undecimpunctata isolate CICGRU chromosome 7, icDiaUnde3, whole genome shotgun sequence.
cgtaaagggtgaaacaacaaactgcgctactaaagccatttcattgaaatccttaaaacgatttttgaagttactctttagggtagaaattatttctacatgatatttgttgtcatagggttctaatggattttgagattttttttttctgaaagaataggaaaatgcttGGAATCGCTGTTAATTAGGTTTTGTTCTCAAAACTCCAGCttttgataaatgcttttatatcaGAAATCATTTCCGCTAGTTGTTTGTCTCTCCCCTGAAGCTGCAAATTAAGTtcgtttaatttctctgtaatgtccacgagaaaaccaaaatctgattgaattttctagttccggagtcagttcatcgcgttgtttgaaaaattgaactatgctagataggacatcattaaaacgtttcagcacccgtcctctacttaaccatcggacttcagagtgaaggagtaggtccccgtattgacagtcaacttcatcggccaaggttctgaataatcttctttgtaacgcttgagctctaatcttgttcacaatttttaccaccagtttcataacgttgtttagtttcaggaaatttccacataatgcttgctgatggataatgcagtggtaacagagaaattgctgaaaagtttcatctttacgacataacgccaccagacccttatcacaacccaccatagctggagcgccatcggttgtcaagcctaccattttcgatattggaattttctcggaagaaataatattttttaaatgagaaaacaactcctgtccagtagtgtgtcctttcagtggaatgaacttcaaaagatcttctttaattgtaaaatcactaaaaaccatcctgaagaacacggccatctgggcagtgtcaacgacatctgttgattcatccagttgaaatgaaaaataaacacagttatctaaatcagttcttaactgtaaaaaaatatcattgctcattacttctacacgtctcatcactgtattagcagaaagttgcatagattttatagctgaaactatctcgtctttatttctaaagttggcaaataacgaatcagcagcttctaaaaacgcctgttttatcatttccccgtcttcataaggtttctttttttgtgcaattatctgggGCACATGATACGATGCTTCCGTTGCAGCCTTATTTTTGtcgactgttcttaaaaatattgattgttgtccaattaactgtttttttaactgtttcagtttctcctttctggcggcagaatgtagtgggaatgatttttcaaaattagattgtacagttttatgatgtctctcaatatttccttttttagcaacggagaccgaagtattacataacaaacacacatttttatctttaacttctgtAAAATATCtacagaatatctacaagcatacgtttggtggtaaagatattaccactataattaagcgaaaccgcctgcagtgggcaggacatgtagcccgggcccctgagtcaaacatgataaaaaagattcctacagcgcaacccgtgggaatgagaagacggggtagaccaaagctgaggtggatggacggggtaacacaagatgccgagaagatcggagtcggcaactcgaaaatgcaagcgagggacagaatataatggcgtagaaagcttgagaaggtcgaggccctctaagggctgtagcaccaagatgatgatgatgatgatgaacttctgtgaaaaagtattgttcttcccattccgaatgaaagtgatatgtctttaccttcttacaactgcttgccataatattatttttgttgttctctactAACCCAACCGCTGGACGTTGATTACGCGCACAGTTTTAAACTAAGCGCAATGTCGCCGCGCCGTGCGTATTTATCCCGTTCAAAGCAATCCAGATCGTTCTCGAACACTAACGCGCTGGTCCGGCTGGTCGGTTCTATAAATAGCCGATTCTAACTTCTAACTTCGAATTTTCGGAAGCTTCTCTGGTTTTTGCagtttgtatttttgtaaattaaaatcgttgtgagagctaccagaattgcctccgcgagctaccggtagctcgcgatcgacaggttggcgaccactgaATTAGAGGATAACATGGGTTGTCCTTATTAAACACTTCTTAGTCTCCTCAGTTGGTAGATTTACGGAAGATTCCTGTGAATTAATTGAATTAAAGTATGAAAATGTTTTTACATTTACACTTTTTGCTTTTCTGGTATCTTTAGTTTAAAATTCTGTTATGACCATTGAATAAGAAGGAAATTCATAAAGTAAAGTTATACTAGAAACAAATTTAGAACATATTTGAATACTCAATTTTACTGTAATTGATAGACTAGGCTTCCTATATAATTTCATACAAATTTCAAATTACAAAGATAAAGCTGGGATCCTAACTTTGCTGATTTTATGTAGAATTACTTATATGTCAAGTTGAAGTCTTTATTGTATGGTAATAATTAAGTTCATTTAAAGAAGCTTGAGTAAATTGTAACATAGTACCATTAGAATATAaccataaatatataaatataaacctACCTTTCTTAGCTGGAGCATTTTGTTTCATCCTCTTGACAAAATCAGGTGAAGGAGGGTATAACAAATTTGGATTTTTAACCGAAGCTGCTGGCGGCTCTTTGTGATGTAATTTATCCATAGATTTGACTTTCCTTAAGTTACTAGCCAAATTGCTAGGATTATCTGGTCTTATATATGTATTTCTATCCCTAGATTTTGATCTTTCTCTTTTGGCTTGTACATTTTTGGCTAGCAACTCCAATGACTTTTTATGCAATTCCTGCAACTTCTTTTTCTGGAGTTCATGTTTAAGCTTTGCATCATTTTGAGCCTTTGACTGTTCTATCCGTCTTTCTTTCTGCTTCTTCATGTACTCCCTAGTTTCTTTTATATCATAAGCTTTTGGTTTTTTTGAAGAGTCGGCTTTAGTCTTGGCTGGAATGTTGTGTGGTTCTTGTATTGGTTTGGAATGTTTCGTTTCGTAAGACTTAATTATTTGTACTCTATTTGGAGATTCTAAaggttctttttcttctttagctGATGTTGAAAGTTCTACTTTTGACTGTGAGGGACATACTAAATTCTTTCCCTTGTCTATCAAATTTTGTAGTTGTGTCTTTAATGCTTCGGTTTGTCTTTTTGTTTCCCTAATTTTATGAGTTATTTCGCTTTCGTCACACATTGTGTtaagtttaatattttaaaatttaacttagCTAAATCACAGTTTAAAATAGCCTACTATTATCACAGTATACACAGAGCATTGTGAATTTTATTGAAAATCCTACATTTTTTACATGTAAAAActgtactttttattaaaatatatttaaaaaaacattcatGATGCGAATTACTGTACATTAACAACAAATCATAAACCTTACTTTTGTTTTTGACATCTAACCTTTTTTCTGTTTTAGCAATAGCTCTACCGCACTCAACAGCAGATAAAAGATATCTATATACACTTATAGAAGAGAGAAACACTTACAGTTCGTTTTCCGAGCAATATAACTACaacaaagaaaatttaaaaatatcttaaagTTCTGTCACAGAATAGAAACTCATGTTCTGTCTCAATAATAgaatgacattttgttcttgtcattGATTTAACTCATAGGCATGCCATCAGGATAGCATTCCACAATGCGTGTGTACCACAGATCACCTACCTCTGTTAGTGATTAGTGATTAGTTATTAAAGGTCTGTGGTGTGTACCTAAAAGGATcttaaggtccattcgctcagcTCGCgcaaattttgacagattcatagctggaaatctacaacacaaaaattcctatCTCACACACTATTAACAGCTCTCTTTAAGATTATCAgcttaaataaacatttattgcagacttctttcattgaaaaaagaagaaatattacaaaaagtgGAAGTGTATAGTAATCctataaaattttgggtagtagtatatatttaaaaatatatttcatttataatttaacatattctagtaaatatttatattaatcacgctgtttattttattaaatataggtAATAAagtcggtaattcgtaaagttctattttatttacgtttgtttacGTGCTACAAGCAcgtatgcttggttgtatagtaatttccagccacttcagCCACTTCATCGAGTTAGAGCCACTTCCAGCCACTAGTCTGTCAAAAAATAACTAACTTATAAAAAtaacgcaaaaaaataattcactagacagttcggactgggattagcgaacagACTGTAAAAATGGATTTACAATGAAAATtagttgacatttttttttaatattattgacgCTTCTCTTCTACAGAATATGGTCATTAAATATACGATAATGTAGGGCTGATAGGatataataaaattctcgattAATTTTACGTTactaataaacaaatatttacagATATAAAAATcatagaagaaattaaaaaggtAGGACAAAGATACAAGCTTTGAAAAAAACCCATTTGTTAAGCAGGCGCTACTATTCTGATTCCAGATAACGAAGACAACTACGAATGGGATTTTTTTTGAGGGTGTAAAAATCTTCTAAAGATGCGTGTTGGATTCAGAGTAAAAAGGATACGCCTGAGTGCATTTCCCCCCTTTTAAGTCGTGCTACCCAACCTACCAACTGAAACCATCGTCATAAAAAAcgcataatttaaacttttacattaaaaacaatcgcacgtcacggaaaatgccTCTACGAAGACGGTATTGAGTGGagtttgtagctgaagttgtgtgGTTTGGAAAAACATACTTTTATAATTgaaaaaaagcagttttaaacgttttcaATCATTcttaatgtgaaagtttaaattcagtgttttttaggcatatttcaaatgtctgaAATCTGTTGTGAAAGCTCAAAACCGAAATGACATGCTATAAGTTTTGAAGATTAGCtatggaaattccatagtgactggtcaataaaagtaataaattttattgatctcatgagaatcagaaaaaatggcaaaaatcgcgcaacgtttatttacttaacagatttataaaaactgactttgtTTGCGACAAAAtccaaaaattgcatacaaaatcTGCATTCTTTACCttaacaaattttgatttttgtcgataggatactctgatcaaaagatatagaatttttacCGTAGAATTGATAcatattttatctaaaatttatttcgcccgcgtaactgacattcaaaatcgccggtcgctttaagcgtagtttctgagagaacggttcattctacacgaAAAGTGCCAATATACATTTTTGTccaaattatcttagctacattttttatttcaaatatttttttctacagcatacagattcttggtaaatcgattttttccgtttcccCCCAAGAAGGGTGGTTTTAGGAGGAAGCTGGAGGGTAGGAGTGGTAAGCTGTTTTGCATATTTGTCGGGGTCCCAAAATTGGCATTTTCAGTAAAATTAAGCTTGTTTGCATGATTTTTAAAGGCTCAGTGGTATTTTCATCTCTGATGACTGGATTAAATGTGATTTTTACGAATGACATCTAATGAAATTTATACGATTTCAATCAAGGTAGTTATCTAATAGTtactaaaatatttcaaattattcttATTTATCTACGTTTTCTGTTACACGAAAGCGTTTATTGACTTCATTTTTTCGTTGTCCGGTTATCGTGATTATTTTTATCAGCGACGACTTTGACCTTTTAGTAATTAATAGAAATCAATTAATGTTAATGCTAAAAACATCAATACAAGAGAATACTAATAATTTTAGTAGACATCTACGACTCTTAAACCGATTCattatccaaaaaatatatacCTACATTATTGATTGAATATCGTGAAACAGCAATATAAATACACACATCAGCAAAGCCAATggttaatttataaaaattttaacaactgtttttttttagaaaataattgcaatatgaaaatatattttcGTATGTCATCACTTTCAGTGCTACTGCAGCCCGTTGTAGCGTTTTTCAGGGTCCATTTCTTCATATTTGCCTTGGTTTTCCAGATTCGCACTTTCTTCTTTCCAATACAATTCTTAGGTTTCCCTCCACTTGGTGTTTAAATCTTGTTTTGGACTTCTGGAATCATATGGAAGAATTATTTGCAGAGTCAGGGGATTATTAGCTCTTAACTCATTAGGTTTCCTACCTTTATCAAGCTGAGAATTCAGTTCCTTTCTAGCGATTTCTATATTATTGATATTACGAGTGTGACTATAACAGGCATCCAATATAAATAAAACCTTCGATTCAATAGTTTGGTTAGTGTGTTGAATGAAATGTttgaatttatttgtaaatatgttcATTTGAATCTATCTTGGTGGATGTGCAATCCCTTTCCACTGTCTGGCTGTCCACCAGATCCTGATGGACAGCCTTTCATTAGCTGTAATATATTTCGGCGTAAAAATTGGTATTATACTATATTTTATTACGTTTTCTACAATTTTAGAATGAGACTGTACAGATTCGTCATAAAGCAAATTACCAAAAACTCTTTAAGATCTAATAAACTATCTTTTCTGTCTGACCGAGTTGAAAAAAACATTTCACATAGTAAGGCTCTATAATTCATCTTTTGTACAAATAGTTCAAAATAATTTGTTCAATCTAATAGAGAAAGTCCTTTGGATATCATAAAACTATTGAAAAATCTTCCAAAACAACCagatggaagtcagaatagatggacaacctACGGATCTACAGACGTGTGCAACAGACTATGACAGGGGAACTCATTAAGTCCTAATAGATGAAGTCATTAAAAGCCCCAACAAAGGAAGAGTAGCTATTCACTATAGAACCATCAATCAATGGCAAAATCGaagatgaataaaataaaaacgtatCTGTGAGCAGGTGTAACTGTTTCTGATAAGTTTTTCGAGCGAAAATAGTGTAATTGCTTTCTGGTATCGAGCTCCTCTGTTAAAGAACCACTTTTTCTAGCTTTTGACGCTCGCTTAGCAATTTAAAGAGGATTCAGATGCACGCACGCATAGTAGTAATCGTAGCTTCGAGAGGTACGTAGGCCCCTAAAGCATGCCTTGCGGTGGGGAGAGTTGACAACTGGATGAGCCAGATATAAACCCTAACAACCCCAATGTTCCCCAGAGATTCAACCACACTCCCCACACGTACCATTATATCGTGGGGAAACTATTATTATCTTAATTGCTAGTCATGTGAATGTCCTGAGAAATAAGACAGGTGAGGCACTATATTGTAGTTCTGTTATCATTCATTTGTCGTCTCGTCTTTGTAATGCGTGCTCGGAAGCCGAGTTCCCGTTAATACTACCGAAAACGATGGATTCATAATTTACTCCAAGTGGACTGACGATATATGGCCTTATTTCTTGGCAAAATAGACAGAAGGCGATTGGTAAGTTAAAAAGTAAGTATTAAAGGCATAATCTATGTGATGGAAAAAGTATGTATTGTTAAGAACGAAGAGAAATGTAAGGTAACGAATGAAAAGTTATTGGTCACGTCTCTGAGATTATCCAAGTACTTGAcaagttttttatttaacacGTTGAGTACCATCATACACGCAAATAAAAGTTTCAATATGCCGTTATATTTTTTGCCATAAAATgtataatttgcttattctgaagaaaaaaaaacaagaccactaccaaaagggcactacacctTATCTACGTTGTTAATGAACATATAGTGACATACGAGATCTCACATGACAGTATGGATGGATCGTTATAATAGGAGATAATAATGACACACTTAAAGGTAAATTTTCTATATTAACCTGAAGAAGGCCTCTAtttgagtacaaaataaacaagtgaaaaacttttaagtattcttcagaccaaaaacatagatagtagagatctacaaattacatcgaatctgtatcaaaatcagaaagcaagaataagagtcgaaggagaactgacagaggaagtaagtatacttagaggagttcgacaaggatgcatactttcaccactcttattcaacgtctacagtgaagtgatatttcaagaagctttattggatattgtggaaggtattttgatCAACGGAAATAGCactaataatattagatatgcggacgatacggtcatatttgcaagtggcATGGAAGAtttacagtacataatacaacatgtatacaatgcatgtgaaaggtacacTGCAAATAAATCTctagaaaacgaaatcaatgatattctcaaaaaaaccacaaaatgtagataacctgatcatcaataatacaacgatcgaaagagtaacaacatataaatatttaggaacgtggctaaccgaagatggagatcaaacaaaagaaatcagatctagaatagaaatggcaagaaacacgttcataaaattgaagaactgactttgcaaccgtaaccttaatatAGAGATCCGCTACGTTgctacgttttttctactttactatacggcatggaagcgtggacaataaaatagtctgaaatcaaaaaattaaactcctttgagatgtggtgctacaggagaatccacagaatatcttggactgaaaaagtaactaatatagaagtgttacaaagaatgaagaaagaatgtgaagtcataaaaactgttaaaattagaaagattcaatatttggatcatataatgaggggcgagaagtacgtattacttaggttaattatgcaagggaagagaaaatttgagagagtggttcggttgcagctcattagaattatttagAAGCATggctaataaaattaaaatagcgatgatgatttccaaccttccataggagaaggaacctgaagaagaagaaacaagtgatcgaatcctaacatgctatagagaaaataaaaaaggaGTAAGGACAAAAGTTTTTTATcgcaataaattttattaaaataaacaaagaaagaaAGTAAAACAGATCTGttctaatatattattttattaatttcaaatataaatGAGCACTTCAGAATAAACTAATAAACACACCTAATAAAAAACTAATACAATAGTTGTAGAGGTGGTCACTGTAGTAACATGTTCATTTATTAGGTAACACACTTAAATACCACCAAAATGATACCTTTATACAAACAAGTAGTATAATCAATAAACAAAAGAGTTTTCCAATTTTCATCAAAATTTGTATTAATCTGGCTAAATGCCCCCCTTTGGGGTAAATACATCATATAAACTTCTATTTCTGTGATAGAGTAATGGAACATATCAGAACTATAACTTAATACTGCGGATGATCCAGATATTGGTGTTGTTGATGGTTTTATGGTTGAAATGCATTTTTCTAATACAAAAAGTGAATCAACAACCATTTGTTGATTATATATTACAATCTTTGGTATTCATAACGTAAAATAACAATATCAAGGGAACAAAAACTTTACACCACTTAAAAtgagtttattaaaaaaactaaaatagtcTTAACACAATGAACATGTTTAGCTGGTAAAATCTAAGATAAACTTCTTTCCTGTCATTCCTTTAACTGTCAAAGTGTTCATAATAGCCTCATGGTAGTTATTAAATCTCACCATTTTATGAGAAGGCCCATGTAAATCATTATTGGTCATTAAAGAAATCAGTTCCTCAAACATTTCCATTCTTTCCACACTACTTCCATTTTCTTTTGTCCATCTGGTCATCCAGAAGCCTCTAACTTTAATATCCTTGAAGATTAGAGCAGAAGTTGGAACTGTAACAGGCTCCCTAGACATGCCTCCATAGGTAACTATTGGACTACCATTCTGTAAGTATCTCATAATGTCCAACGCACTTTTTCCGCCTACACAGTTCAGAGCCAACTTCGGCTTATCAACAGCTCCTCTAAATATATCAGTACTCCTTATTTCCTCTTCTGTAAGAACATATGTAGCCCCTAAATTCTGTAAGAACTTCCTCAGTTCATTTATTTCTGGTCTATTTCTTACTACATTAACTGTTCTTACACCCCATGACTTACATAATTGTATCACATTTTGGC
It encodes:
- the LOC140445980 gene encoding enoyl-[acyl-carrier-protein] reductase, mitochondrial, whose protein sequence is MSTVMKSTKLFNYTNISNIFQRFSSTTSSKLIYFEYGDPLKVVNLEEESIADPNDQQVLIKMLAAPVNPADINTIQGKYPSKPELPAVPGNEGVGIVEKVGSGVVDISRGDHVVPLTNNLGTWRTHIVLNSNNVLKVPKKLGLVEAATLTVNPCTAYRMLRDFTALKPGDTVIQNGANSACGQNVIQLCKSWGVRTVNVVRNRPEINELRKFLQNLGATYVLTEEEIRSTDIFRGAVDKPKLALNCVGGKSALDIMRYLQNGSPIVTYGGMSREPVTVPTSALIFKDIKVRGFWMTRWTKENGSSVERMEMFEELISLMTNNDLHGPSHKMVRFNNYHEAIMNTLTVKGMTGKKFILDFTS